The Geothrix sp. DNA segment GAATTGACCTGGACGGAAACGACCTATGCCATCCATGAAATCGGAACCGACTACAAGCCGACGGTGGAAGAGGGGTTCCGGTTCTATGCTCCGGAATCTGCTCCCATCATTTCGGAGGCCGTGAGATCGGCCATGGAGGACGGGACGCCCTTCGATGAGGAACTGGAGTTCATAACTGCGAAACAGAACCGCATTTGGGTAAGGGCCATCGGGAAGGGCTACCGGGAGAACGGGAGGATTGCCCGGGTGGGCGGGGTCTTCCAGGACATCACAGCCCGGAAGAGAAGCGAGGCCATCAAGACCATCCAGAGCGACCTGGTGCAGCTTCTGGGGGGCCACACCGACCTCATGGGCGCCTACTCCGCCTTCCTGGATGCGGCGATCGAAATTTCCGGCCTGGATTGCGGAGGCATCTACGCCGTGGATGAGGCGGCAGAGTGCCTCGAGCTCTTGATCGCCAAGGACCTTCCCGAGGATTTCATCAAGAGCTCCTCCCCGTTCGAGCGGCCTTCGCTGGACGCCAGCCTGGTGTTGGCCGGCCGGCCTGCGTACGTCACACTCCCGGCTCCCCCCGGAAGCGGCGAGGCCGGCCCTGGCCACTTGAAGGCCCTGGCCGTCGTTCCCCTTCGCGCCTCACAAACCGTCCTGGGCTGCCTGAGTGCGGGCTCCTTCACGCTGCCATCGGTGCCGGAGACCACGAGGGAGGCCCTCGAGACGCTCGCCTCCAGGGCTGCTCCGGTCATCGCGCGCATCAAAGCAGACATGGCCAACCTTGCGCTGAACCGGGAACTGTCCGTCAAGACGGTGCAGCTCGAAGCCGCCAACAAGGAGCTTGAGGCCTTTTCCTACAGCGTCTCCCACGATTTGAGGGCACCCTTGCGGCACATGACGGGCTTTGTGGAGTTGCTTGGAAAGAGGGAAATGGATGGGCTGGACGAGAAGAGCCGGCACTACCTGAAAGTCGTGTCGGATTCCGCCCAGAAGATGGGCTGCCTGATCGACGACCTGCTCTCCTTCTCGCGGATGGGACGCGCGGAGATGATGAAGCAGAGCGTCGACCTGAAACGGCTCGCCCAGGAGGCCATCGAAGAGCTCTCCAGGGACCTGCCGGCGGAAAGAGCCATCCAATGGCGCGTCGGCGACCTGCCGGTGGTCACCGGAGACCGCGCGATGCTGCGCCAGGTCTTCGCCAACCTGTTTTCCAACGCGGTGAAATACTCCAGGCATGTGGAAACCGCCCTGATCGAAGTGGATGCACGGACCTCCCAGGACAACAACGGATGGACCGTGAGCGTCCGGGACAATGGCGCCGGATTCGACATGAAATACGTGGACAAGTTGTTCGGCCTGTTCCAGCGTCTTCATGCCATCGAGGAATACGAAGGGACGGGGGTGGGCCTGGCCAATGTGCGCCGCATCGTCGCCCGGCATGGCGGCAGGACCTGGGCCGAAGGAGAACTCGGCAGGGGGGCGGCCATCTACTTCACGTTGCCATGCGACAAGGAGGCGGGGACATGAGAATCGACCTCAAGAAGATCCTTCTGGTGGAAGACAATCCACATGACGCCGAACTGACCTTGGAGGCCCTCGGGGAGAGGAACCTGGCCAACGAGGTGATCTGGCTGAAGGACGGCCAGGAGGCCCTGGATTTTCTGTACTGCAGGGACGCCTACGCCGGTCGTGATCCGGTCAACCCGGTCCTGGTCCTCCTGGATATCAAGATGCCCCGCGTGGACGGCCTGGAGGTGCTGAGGATCGTCAAGTCGGATCCCAGGCTCCATACCATCCCCATGGTCATCCTCACCTCGTCGCGGGAGGAGACCGACCTCATCGAAAGCTACAACCATGGCGTGAACGCCTTCGTGGTGAAGCCCGTGAACTTCGCAGACTTCGTGCATGCGGTGTCCTCCCTGGGCGCCTTCTGGGCGGTGGTGAACGAGGCGCCGCCGATCAGGCTGTGAACCGGAACGAGGCCTAGGACTCGGATCCAGCCTCCCCGATGAGGGCGGCCACCGCCGTGTTGAGGTCCACGGGGCTGATGGGCTTGTGCAGGACGGCGTGCACGCCGAGCTTCTCCATGCGGTGTTCCAGGTCCTCATTCCGGTGGGCCGTGAGCATCATGACCTTCACCGTGGAAAGGAGGTCATCTTCGAAGCAGGCCCGGACCAGGCTGGAACCTGAGAAGGTGGGCATCTGCTGGTCGAGCACCAGGAGCTCCGGCCTCAGGTCTCGCAGGGACTCCAGCACCTGGCCGAGGCTGACGGGCTCGATTTCAGCGACCTCGTGCCCGGTCTGCTTCAGTGAGGCGGCCACGAAGGACCTCGCCAGCCTGCTGTCGTCCACGATCGCAATGACTGCCACGGGTCGGGCTCCTGCTCGAAGTATGGGCCGACTGGCAAGAGATCCAAGGTCCTACCGGGTATTGAGGTGTGTGACGAGTCTGCGGTCCACCTCGCGGATGTGATGCTCGAGCCAGTCTTTCAGGAAGGCCATCACGGTCAGGGAAAGCGTCATGGATCCGGCAGCGTGCTTCTCTTCCAGCTCCTTGACCTGGCGGACCAGGTCGTCGTGTTCGGCCGTGTGCGCCACCACCCCCGGGTAGTCCGTGTCCCGCATGAAGGTTTCCTCCGTCTGGAAATGCTCGACGGTGTAGGTCCGCAGAAACGCCAGGATGCCGGCGAGCTCATGGCGCGAGCTTCCGAGGCGCAGCGCCTCATGGAGCTGGTTCACGGCCTCGAACAGGGCGGCGTGCTGGCCGTCGATCCGCTCATGGCCGAGCCGGAGGTCCTCCGTGAATGTGGCAAAGGGCATGGCCGCCTCCCCAGATCCCATGAGCGCGGATGCATCCCACTCTTCGGGCGCGCCTGATCTCCCTCTCGTTATCGGGGGCAGGAACGGCGAACTGAATAATAGGGAGCAGATACTTCGCGGCGGGGAAAGGAGCGGAAAGCCGGGCTTCTAACACCGGTGGGTCGGCCAGCCGATGAAGCACTCCAGGAACCCCCTCAGCGACCCTCCTCCACGCCGGAGAACGCCGGTGTCCAACGCCTCGGAACGCCCCGCGCCGCCTCCCGACACCGGGGATGGAATCCTCATCGTGGAGGACGACCCCCATTTTTCGGACCTGCTGGCGGGGTTCCTGTCACCCAAGGCGGGCTTCGGCGAGATCAAGCGGGCCAAGACCCTCGCACAGGCCCTGGAATTCTTGGAGGCAGGGGGGTTCGCCCTGGTCTTCCTGGACCTCCACCTGAGGGACTCCCGTGGCCTGGATACCCTGATCGCCGTGCAGGCCAAGGCCAGGGACGCGAACGTGCTGGTGATGACCAGCGTGGCGGATGAGGAATTGGGCCTCCAGGCCATGCGGGAGGGGGCCCATGACTATTTCATGAAGGGCCGGATCCCTCCGGATGGGATGCGGCGCATGGCCCGCTATGCCATCGAGCGGCGCTCGGCGGGCCTGGCTCTGAAAAAGTCCCAGGCCGCCATGGAGATCCAGCTGCGCCATGCCCAGAAGATGGAGGCCATCGGCCAGCTGGCCGCGGGGATCGCCCACGAGATCAACACGCCCATCCAGTTCATCGGGGACAACTGCCAGTTCCTGGGACAGGGTTTCACCGAGCTGATCGCCTTCTTCGAAGGTTTCGCGGCGGGGCGGGTCCCGGCGCCCGAGGACCTGCAGCGGCGGCTGGAGGCTCTGGATCTCGACTACCTCAGCCTCGAGATCCCGAAGGCCATCCAGCAATCCCTCGACGGCGTCGCCCGGGTCTCCAAGATCGTGTCGGCCATGAAGGACTTCTCGCATCCAGGCAACGCGATCCGCCAGGCCGTGGATCTCAACAAGGCCATCGAGAGCACCCTCACGGTCTCCAACAACGCCTGGAAATACTGCGCGGTCCTGGAGACCCACTTCGCGACGGACCTTCCCCTGGTGCCCTGCTTCCAGGGGGAGTTCAACCAAGTGATCCTCAACCTGGTCGTGAACGCCGCCCATGCCATTGAGGAGTCGCGGTCGAAGAGAGGCGAGGCCACCCCGGGACGCATCGTCATCCGGACGCAGCGGATCGGGGACGAGGTGGTCGTGGAGGTCTCCGACAACGGTGCGGGGATGCCCCCCGATATCCAGGCCCGGATCTTCGATCCCTTCTTCACGACGAAGGAGGTCGGCAAAGGCACCGGCCAGGGGCTCTCCATCGCCCGTGCGGTGATGGTCGATCAGCACAAGGGGCGCATCAGCGTCCAATCCAGGCCCGGCGAGGGGACCACATTCACGCTGGGGCTGCCGCTGCATCCAGTCACCTGAGAAGCGCCCAGGTGGCGATCTCCACCTTCCGCCAGAACAGCCGCCATCGGAGTAACCTGATGGGCATGCCCACCCGTGTCCCCACGCAGACCCGAATGCCGGAGCTCAGGCGCCCGGGTCTCGTCTGCTCCTGGACCTGCACGGGGCATTGCCCGACCTGCCAGGCTGAGCGGGGAGACCACCGCGTGTCTCATCCGACCCCAGACCCCCGGTCGACCCGTCATCCTGCCCCGGATGCCACTCTTCACCCTCCCGTGAACGGCTTCCGATAGGCGGGTTACCTGCTGGCTCAGCAGGGGCCCGAACCTGGCCCAGTGAAGATCAGGCTGTGGCCCGTCCGAAGGGAGCGCGCCGATGACTGCCGGACCCCGAAACATCCCCACGCCCCGAGCCGGGGGCATGCATGTGCCTGAGATCATCGATGCCTTCGCCCACCGGATGATGTACTCGATCGCCAAGGACTCGCACACGGCGTCCGACTTCGATGTCTACCAGGGGCTGGCCTTCGCCGTCCGCGATCGCCTCATGGAGCGCTGGTTCGGCACCCAGAGTGCCTACTACCGCCAGGACGCCAAGCGGGTCTACTACCTGTCGCTGGAGTTCCTCATGGGGCGGGCGCTCCTCAACAACGTGGTGAACCTCGGTGCCGGGGATGCCTACAGCCAGGCCATGGGGGAGCTCGGCTTCCGGCTCGAGGACATCACGGAGCAGGAGTGGGACGCGGGGCTGGGCAACGGGGGCCTCGGCCGCCTGGCCGCCTGCATCCTGGATGCCGCGGCCACGCTTGAGCTGCCCTTCTACGGCTACGGGATCCGCTACGAGTACGGGATCTTCTACCAGAAGATCATCGACGGCCAGCAGACGGAGTTCCCGGACGGGTGGCTCCGCTACGGGAATCCCTGGGAGATCCAGCGCCCGGACGCCATCTTTCCGGTGCGTTTCTACGGCCGGACCCAGGGCCACTTCGACGCCGATGGTCGCTACCGGGTGGAGTGGCTGGATACCCAGGATGTCTGGGCCATGGCCTACGACACGCCCATCGCGGGGTACCGCAACGGCACGGTCAACACCCTGCGGCTCTGGTCCGCCAAGTCCAGCCGCGAGTTCGACCTGGCGCGGTTCAATTCGGGTCAGTACGTCCGGGCCGTGGAGGACAAGACCATCTCCGAGAACATCTCGAAGGTGCTCTATCCCGCGGACGATCAGAGCGCCGGGAAGGAGCTGCGCCTGAAGCAGCAGTACTTCTTCGTGTCGGCCACCCTTCAGGACGTGGTGCGCCGGTTCAAGAAGCGGCCCAGCTGGCGCTGGGAGGACCTGCCGGACAAGGTGGCCGTCCAGATGAACGACACCCATCCGGCGCTGGTGGTCCCGGAGCTGATGCGCGTGCTCCTGGACCAGGAGGGCCTCGAGTGGGACCTGGCCTGGGGCCTCACCCAGCAGGTGTGCGCCTACACCAACCACACCATCCTGCCGGAGGCCATGGAGGTCTGGCCCATGGAGCTGTGGCGCAACCTGCTGCCCCGCCATGCGGAGATCGTCGAGGAGGTTGATCGCCGCTTCCGGTTGACGGTGCGGGAGCGCTACCCCTTCGACGATGCCAAGCTCCAGCGCCTGGCCATCGTCGACAATGGCCACAGCGTGCGCATGGCCAACCTGGCCATCGTGGGCAGCCACTCCGTCAACGGTGTGGCCCAGCTCCACACGGACATCCTGAAGGCCTCCACCTTTGCCGAGATGAACGAGCTCTTTCCCGGCCGCCTCAACAACAAGACCAACGGCATCACCCCCCGGCGCTGGCTGCTCAAGTGCAACCCCGGCCTGGCCAGCCTGGTGACGGAGGCCATCGGTGAAGGCTGGACCCGCGACTTGGATGCCCTGCGGGGCCTGGAGCGCTTCGCCGGTGATGCGGCCTTCCAGGAGCGCTGGACCCAGGTCAAGCGGGCCAACAAGGAGGCACTGGCCACCTGGGCCGGGCAGACCCTGGAATCGGGCCTGGATCCGGCCTTCCTGTTCGATGTCCAGGTGAAGCGGATCCATGAATACAAGCGGCAGCTGCTGAACCTCCTGCACGTCGCGACGCTCTGGAACCGCCTGCGGGACGGCGGCGACGCCGGGGTGCCCAGGGCGGTCATGATCGGTGGGAAGGCCGCCCCGGCCTACTGGGTGGCCAAGCAGATCATCCACCTGACGAATGCCATGGCCCAGGCGATCCAGGCCGACCCGGCCACCCGGGGCCGCCTCAGCCTCGCCTTCCTGCCGAACTACCGGGTGACTCTGGCCGAGCTGATCTTCCCGGCGGCGGAGCTTTCCGAGCAGATCTCCACGGCCGGCACCGAGGCCTCGGGCACCGGCAACATGAAAGCGGCCCTCAACGGCGCCCTCACCATCGGCACGCTGGACGGCGCCAACATCGAGATCAAGGAAGAGGTGGGCGAAGCCAACATCTTCATCTTCGGGCACACGGCGGAAGGCATCGTCCGGCTGCGGGACTCGGGCCACCGGCCCGGGAACTGGATCCAGGCCAACCCTGAGCTGCGGCGGGCCATCGACACCATCTCGACCCTGGACGGGGGGCGCTTCCAGTCCCTGGGCCAGATCCTGCTGGATTCGGACCACTACTTCCACTGCGCGGACTACGCCTCGTACCTGGAAGGCCAGGAGCAGGTCTCGGCCACCTATGCGGATCCCCGGGAGTGGGCCCGCAGATCCATCCTGAACGTGGCCGGAATGGGGAAGTTCTCCATCGACCGCACCGTCCGGGAATACGCCCGGGACATCTGGAAGGCCGCGGCCGTTCCCGTCCCGCTGCCCTAGCCCGATCCACCCCTCAAAACCTCATCCAGGAAGTGCCGCCATGTCCAATCCCATCCGACGCATCGCCATCTGCACCGGAGGCGGCGACGCCCCTGGCCTCAACGCCGTCATCCGCGCCGTGGTCATCGCCGCCTCCAACCGCGGCTGGGAGTGCTATGGCATCCGGGAGGGCTTCAACGGCATCCTCTTTCCCGAACGCTTTCCGGAAGGGGGCGTGTTCCGCCTGACGCGGGATCGCGTGCGGGGCATCGGCCATCTGGGGGGCACGATCCTCGGCACCACCAACAAGGGCAACCCGCTGCACTTCCCCATGAAGATGCCGGACGGCTCGGTGAAGGACGTGGACCGGACGGACGAGATCCTGGAGTGCTTCGCGCGCAAGGAATTGGATGCCCTGATCTCCATCGGAGGGGATGGCTCCCTCACCATTGCCCATGCCCTCTTCCAGAAGGGGCTGCGGGTGGTGGGTGTCCCGAAGACCATCGACAACGACCTCGACAAGACCTACACCACCTTCGGTTTCGATACGGCCGTGGGATTCGCCACGGAATGCCTGGACCGCCTGCATAGCACCGCCGAGAGCCACCAGCGGGTGTTCGTGGTGGAGATGATGGGGCGCTACGCGGGCTGGATCGCCCTGAATTCGGGCATCTCCGGCAGCGCCCACGCCATCCTGATTCCCGAAATCCCCTTCGACCTGGACAAGGTCGCCGCCAAGATCCGGGCGCGCGACCAGGTGGGGCGCATGTACTCACTGGTGGTGGTGGCCGAGGGCGCCACCCCCGCGCACGGCCACCGCTCGGTGCTGGAGCAGGCCGAGGTCGGACACGCCGAGCGCCTGGGCGGCATCGGCGAGTGGGTCGCCAAGGAACTGCAGGCCCGCACGGGCAAGGAGTCCAGGGTGGTGGTCCTGGGGCATCTGCTGCGCGGCGGCCGCCCCACCAGCTTCGACAGACTCGCGGCCCTGCGCTTCGGCACGGCCGCCGTGCGGGCCCTGGAGGAGGGCCAGAACGGCATCATGGTGGCCCTGGCCCTCGCGGGTGTGAACTACGTGCCGCTCGAGGAGGTCGCGGGCCGCATGAAGGCCGTGCCGCTGGACTGCGACACCCTGCAGACCGGGCGGGACCTGGGGATCGCCTTCGGCGATTAGCGGGTTTTTTCATGTCGAATCAGGACCAGGGGTTCTGCAACCAGTCCGGATCCTTGTGGATGCAGATTTTTTTCCAAGGCGATGACGAAAATGAACTCAGTGCCGACAGAGATTTAGCGGTCGATTGATTTGTTTGGGCATCAATTCGTAACATCCTTGTTTCCACGAATTCACCGGGACCTGGATACCCTTTTGTGCGTTGCATCACAAGGGTGGGAACCTTCAGGGTTTTTTGATGGACGCCATCCTGAGGCCCGTTTAGCTTGAACTCGACAGTTCCCCCTAAGGCAGATTGGTCCGTTGGTCAGACCGCCCTTTGCCTGCTCCTCCCCTCGCCCCCCAACCCTCCCTCTAAGGAGAACACCTATGAAGATCTCCCGCATCGCCGGCATCGCCGCGCTGCTCACCGCCGGGTTCGCCTCGGCCCAGACCCCCACCATCAAGCTGGATGGCGTCCTCCTCGAGTTCTGGGCCACCCAGATGATGGACAACAACCTGCGCATGAATGCCACAGCCGCACCTGGGGCCGGGAATACCTCCAAGTACTACGCGCTCGACTCCCGTTTCCAGGAGAACACTTTCGCCGTCAAGCGCTCTGAGGTCTACCTGAGCGGCACGGTCACGGACACGATCAGCTGGAACATCATGTTCGACCCGAACAATTCCAACGCCGCCGCCCCTGGTGCCCCCAACAACGTCCTGCAGGACTTCGTGCTGACCTGGGCCTTCGCCCCCGGCTTCAACGTCAAGGCCGGCCAGTTCAAGATGCCCACCTCCTATGAGGCCACCCTCGTCGCCGCGCGCGAGATCCTCTTCTTCGAGCGCAACCAGATCAACCGCCGCTTCGCCGATGCCCGCGACCGCGGCCTCTGGTTCAGCTACACCTACGGCGATGCGAAGGCCTTCCAGGGCAAGCTGAACCTCGCCATCTCCAACGGCACCACCGATGACGGCGCCGGCGGCAAGAACAACGAGAACACCGTGGCCGGTTCCGGCAACGCCCAGAAGGACTTCACCCTCCGCTTCGAGAGCACCTTCCTGTCCCAGCACAAGGCTGGTGCCTACTACCGCGAGGGCGTGACGAACCTGAAGGACTCCACCATGTCGGCGGCCGCTGTTCCGGCCTCCTGGACCGTCGGAGCCCCTTCCGCCACCCAGATCAAGGACAACAAGGACAAGACCACCCTCGAGGGCGTGTACTACGCCTTCAACTGCCCCACCTGGCAGGTGAGCGCTGAGTACGCCACGGGCCTGCTGGGCCGCCGCTACCCCACCCTCTTCACCGCCGCCGGCACTGCGCCCCTGCGCGAGCACCTGGACCAGAAGTTCACCGGCTACGTGGTGGACGGCGCCCTCAAGTTCGGCAACCACTGGATCACCGGCCGCTACGACATGCTGAACTACAACTCCGGGGACAACTGGTATACCGCCTTCAACCCCTACAAGAACACGACCGCTGGCGTGGCGACTGGCAACGACTACAGCCCGAAGTACACCGAAATCACCGTGGGCTACAACTACGTGTTCATCCCCACCAAGCAGTCCGCGGGCAAGATCAAGCTCGACTACGTCATGCGCAGCAAGAACTTCCTGGCTCCTCGCGCCGGCCAGACCGGCGAGCAGGGCGGCAACAGCCTCGTCGCCTCCCTGATGTGGTCCTACTGAGTCAGTTCTCCTAGCTGAATTCCTTCAGCCCTGAAAACCACGGAGCCCCTGGGTTGCCACCCATGGGCTCCGTGGTTTTTTTTGCCAACGGGTGTAGAATTCCCAATACCACCCATCCATATCTTCTTTGTTCAGGAGCAGCCATGCGCAAGCACCTCTTGGCCTTTGGCGTCACTTTGGCGCTGTCACCGTGCCTGCTGGCACAGAAGATCGGTGTCATCAACTCCATGA contains these protein-coding regions:
- a CDS encoding response regulator; this encodes MRIDLKKILLVEDNPHDAELTLEALGERNLANEVIWLKDGQEALDFLYCRDAYAGRDPVNPVLVLLDIKMPRVDGLEVLRIVKSDPRLHTIPMVILTSSREETDLIESYNHGVNAFVVKPVNFADFVHAVSSLGAFWAVVNEAPPIRL
- a CDS encoding response regulator, with amino-acid sequence MAVIAIVDDSRLARSFVAASLKQTGHEVAEIEPVSLGQVLESLRDLRPELLVLDQQMPTFSGSSLVRACFEDDLLSTVKVMMLTAHRNEDLEHRMEKLGVHAVLHKPISPVDLNTAVAALIGEAGSES
- a CDS encoding bacteriohemerythrin; its protein translation is MPFATFTEDLRLGHERIDGQHAALFEAVNQLHEALRLGSSRHELAGILAFLRTYTVEHFQTEETFMRDTDYPGVVAHTAEHDDLVRQVKELEEKHAAGSMTLSLTVMAFLKDWLEHHIREVDRRLVTHLNTR
- a CDS encoding hybrid sensor histidine kinase/response regulator, producing the protein MSNASERPAPPPDTGDGILIVEDDPHFSDLLAGFLSPKAGFGEIKRAKTLAQALEFLEAGGFALVFLDLHLRDSRGLDTLIAVQAKARDANVLVMTSVADEELGLQAMREGAHDYFMKGRIPPDGMRRMARYAIERRSAGLALKKSQAAMEIQLRHAQKMEAIGQLAAGIAHEINTPIQFIGDNCQFLGQGFTELIAFFEGFAAGRVPAPEDLQRRLEALDLDYLSLEIPKAIQQSLDGVARVSKIVSAMKDFSHPGNAIRQAVDLNKAIESTLTVSNNAWKYCAVLETHFATDLPLVPCFQGEFNQVILNLVVNAAHAIEESRSKRGEATPGRIVIRTQRIGDEVVVEVSDNGAGMPPDIQARIFDPFFTTKEVGKGTGQGLSIARAVMVDQHKGRISVQSRPGEGTTFTLGLPLHPVT
- a CDS encoding glycogen/starch/alpha-glucan phosphorylase, which codes for MTAGPRNIPTPRAGGMHVPEIIDAFAHRMMYSIAKDSHTASDFDVYQGLAFAVRDRLMERWFGTQSAYYRQDAKRVYYLSLEFLMGRALLNNVVNLGAGDAYSQAMGELGFRLEDITEQEWDAGLGNGGLGRLAACILDAAATLELPFYGYGIRYEYGIFYQKIIDGQQTEFPDGWLRYGNPWEIQRPDAIFPVRFYGRTQGHFDADGRYRVEWLDTQDVWAMAYDTPIAGYRNGTVNTLRLWSAKSSREFDLARFNSGQYVRAVEDKTISENISKVLYPADDQSAGKELRLKQQYFFVSATLQDVVRRFKKRPSWRWEDLPDKVAVQMNDTHPALVVPELMRVLLDQEGLEWDLAWGLTQQVCAYTNHTILPEAMEVWPMELWRNLLPRHAEIVEEVDRRFRLTVRERYPFDDAKLQRLAIVDNGHSVRMANLAIVGSHSVNGVAQLHTDILKASTFAEMNELFPGRLNNKTNGITPRRWLLKCNPGLASLVTEAIGEGWTRDLDALRGLERFAGDAAFQERWTQVKRANKEALATWAGQTLESGLDPAFLFDVQVKRIHEYKRQLLNLLHVATLWNRLRDGGDAGVPRAVMIGGKAAPAYWVAKQIIHLTNAMAQAIQADPATRGRLSLAFLPNYRVTLAELIFPAAELSEQISTAGTEASGTGNMKAALNGALTIGTLDGANIEIKEEVGEANIFIFGHTAEGIVRLRDSGHRPGNWIQANPELRRAIDTISTLDGGRFQSLGQILLDSDHYFHCADYASYLEGQEQVSATYADPREWARRSILNVAGMGKFSIDRTVREYARDIWKAAAVPVPLP
- a CDS encoding 6-phosphofructokinase, translated to MSNPIRRIAICTGGGDAPGLNAVIRAVVIAASNRGWECYGIREGFNGILFPERFPEGGVFRLTRDRVRGIGHLGGTILGTTNKGNPLHFPMKMPDGSVKDVDRTDEILECFARKELDALISIGGDGSLTIAHALFQKGLRVVGVPKTIDNDLDKTYTTFGFDTAVGFATECLDRLHSTAESHQRVFVVEMMGRYAGWIALNSGISGSAHAILIPEIPFDLDKVAAKIRARDQVGRMYSLVVVAEGATPAHGHRSVLEQAEVGHAERLGGIGEWVAKELQARTGKESRVVVLGHLLRGGRPTSFDRLAALRFGTAAVRALEEGQNGIMVALALAGVNYVPLEEVAGRMKAVPLDCDTLQTGRDLGIAFGD